A stretch of Microcoleus sp. FACHB-68 DNA encodes these proteins:
- the apcB gene encoding allophycocyanin subunit beta: MRDAVTSLIRNYDVTGRYFDRDGIEKLKSYFETGTARVQAAAVINGNAASLVKQAGSRLFVELPELLRPGGNAYTTRRYAACLRDMDYYLRYASYALVAGNTDVLDERVLQGLRETYNSLGVPIGPTVVGIEILKELVKEQVAAAGITPGAWLDQPFEHMTRELSERDI, translated from the coding sequence ATGCGGGACGCAGTCACAAGCCTGATTAGAAACTACGATGTTACGGGTCGTTACTTCGACCGGGATGGGATTGAAAAGCTAAAATCCTATTTTGAAACCGGCACCGCACGGGTTCAGGCGGCAGCAGTGATTAATGGGAATGCAGCATCGCTGGTTAAGCAAGCTGGATCTCGTCTGTTTGTTGAATTGCCCGAACTGCTCCGTCCGGGTGGGAATGCCTACACAACCCGTCGCTACGCAGCTTGTCTGCGGGATATGGATTATTACCTGCGCTATGCTTCTTATGCTTTGGTTGCCGGTAATACGGATGTGCTCGATGAGCGGGTACTCCAAGGTCTGCGGGAAACCTATAATTCTTTAGGTGTACCCATTGGGCCAACGGTTGTAGGCATTGAAATTCTCAAGGAGCTTGTTAAGGAGCAAGTCGCAGCAGCGGGAATTACTCCCGGTGCTTGGTTAGATCAGCCGTTTGAACACATGACCCGTGAGTTGAGTGAGCGGGATATCTAA
- the glnA gene encoding type I glutamate--ammonia ligase — MPQTPQEVLNLIQEQDIKIIDLKFIDTPGIWQHCSFYRDLIDESAFDEGVPFDGSSIRGWKAINESDMAMVPDPTTAWIDPFMKEKTLSMICSIKEPRTGEWYNRDPRTIAQKAVDYLISTGIGDTAFIGPEAEFFVFEDVRFDQTENTGYYYVDSIEGRWNSGKEEAGGNLGYKPRYKEGYFPVAPTDTLQDIRTEMLLTMAECGVPIEKHHHEVATGGQNELGFRFDTLVKAADYLMTYKYVIKNVAKKYGKSVTFMPKPLFNDNGSGMHTHQSIWKDGQPLFWGDGYANLSQTALHYIGGLLKHAPALLALTNPTTNSYKRLVPGFEAPVNLAYSQGNRSASIRIPLSGMNPKAKRLEFRCPDATCNPYLAFAAMLCAGIDGIKNQIDPGDSLDVDIYDLTPEELAKVPSTPGSLLDALKALEADHEFLTSTGVFTEDFINTWIEYKLDNEVNPMRLRPHPYEFALYYDC, encoded by the coding sequence ATGCCCCAGACCCCTCAAGAAGTCTTGAATCTGATCCAAGAGCAAGACATCAAGATCATCGATCTAAAATTTATTGATACGCCAGGTATCTGGCAGCACTGCTCTTTCTACCGCGATTTGATTGACGAGAGTGCCTTCGACGAAGGTGTTCCCTTCGACGGTTCCAGCATTCGGGGTTGGAAAGCAATCAACGAATCAGACATGGCAATGGTGCCCGATCCAACCACGGCTTGGATCGACCCATTCATGAAAGAGAAGACTCTAAGCATGATCTGTAGCATTAAAGAACCGCGCACAGGTGAGTGGTACAACCGCGATCCGCGCACGATCGCTCAGAAAGCCGTCGATTACCTGATTTCCACCGGCATCGGCGATACCGCCTTCATTGGCCCAGAAGCCGAGTTTTTCGTGTTTGAAGATGTCCGTTTCGACCAAACCGAGAACACAGGGTACTACTACGTCGATAGCATAGAAGGGCGCTGGAATTCTGGTAAAGAAGAAGCCGGCGGCAACCTCGGTTACAAACCTCGCTACAAAGAAGGTTACTTCCCAGTCGCGCCGACAGATACGCTGCAAGACATCCGCACCGAAATGCTGCTGACAATGGCAGAGTGTGGCGTTCCCATTGAAAAACACCACCACGAAGTCGCCACCGGCGGACAAAACGAACTGGGTTTCCGCTTTGACACCTTGGTGAAAGCCGCTGACTATTTGATGACTTACAAATACGTCATCAAAAACGTTGCCAAGAAATATGGCAAAAGCGTCACTTTCATGCCGAAGCCGCTGTTTAACGACAACGGTTCCGGGATGCACACCCACCAGTCTATTTGGAAAGACGGCCAACCCCTATTCTGGGGCGACGGTTATGCCAACCTGAGCCAAACTGCTTTGCATTATATCGGTGGCTTGCTGAAGCACGCACCGGCACTGCTGGCACTCACCAACCCCACCACCAACTCTTACAAGCGTTTGGTGCCTGGTTTTGAAGCGCCGGTTAACTTGGCTTACTCTCAAGGCAACCGTTCTGCCTCAATCCGCATTCCGCTGTCTGGGATGAACCCCAAAGCCAAGCGTTTAGAGTTCCGTTGTCCGGATGCCACCTGCAACCCCTACTTGGCGTTTGCAGCCATGCTGTGTGCCGGTATTGATGGCATTAAGAACCAGATCGACCCCGGTGACTCCCTGGATGTGGACATCTATGACCTCACTCCTGAAGAACTGGCCAAGGTTCCTTCAACGCCTGGATCTCTGTTGGACGCACTCAAAGCACTCGAAGCCGATCACGAATTCTTGACGAGCACCGGCGTGTTCACCGAAGACTTCATCAATACCTGGATCGAGTACAAACTCGACAACGAAGTCAACCCGATGCGTCTGCGCCCTCACCCTTACGAGTTCGCTCTCTATTACGATTGCTAA